A portion of the Pseudomonas synxantha BG33R genome contains these proteins:
- a CDS encoding LysE family translocator, giving the protein MPDMSSLLAYGLISLGMVLTPGPNMIYLISRSICQGRTAGLISLGGVALGFLIYMVCAALGITALVMAVPLAYDVLRFGGALYLVYLAWQAVKPGGRSPFQVRDLPKDSPRKLFTMGVVTNLLNPKVAVMYLSLLPQFIEPNGHGSVLLQSLVLGSLQIFISVSVNAVIACMAGSIAVFFVTRPGWQVVQRWVMGSVLMGLAVRMAVEGRK; this is encoded by the coding sequence ATGCCCGATATGTCCAGCTTGCTTGCCTATGGCCTGATTTCACTCGGCATGGTGCTCACGCCCGGGCCGAATATGATTTACCTGATTTCCCGCTCGATCTGCCAGGGGCGCACCGCAGGGCTGATCTCACTTGGCGGGGTGGCGCTGGGCTTTTTGATCTATATGGTGTGCGCGGCGCTGGGTATCACCGCGCTGGTGATGGCGGTGCCGCTTGCCTACGACGTGCTGCGGTTCGGCGGGGCGCTGTATCTGGTGTACCTGGCGTGGCAGGCGGTCAAGCCGGGCGGGCGTTCACCGTTTCAGGTGCGGGACTTGCCCAAGGACAGCCCGCGCAAGTTGTTCACCATGGGCGTGGTGACCAACCTGCTCAATCCCAAGGTGGCGGTGATGTATCTGTCGCTGCTGCCCCAGTTCATCGAACCGAACGGCCATGGCAGCGTGCTGTTGCAATCGTTGGTGTTGGGCTCTCTGCAGATTTTCATCAGCGTCAGCGTCAATGCGGTGATTGCTTGTATGGCCGGCTCCATCGCGGTGTTCTTCGTGACTCGGCCGGGGTGGCAGGTGGTGCAGCGCTGGGTGATGGGGTCAGTGTTGATGGGGTTGGCAGTACGGATGGCGGTGGAAGGGCGCAAATAA
- a CDS encoding PH domain-containing protein has product MIDFNNKGFFKLKQNNEYAERVSALLLDGEEVVDAYKAMRDGVVFTTKRIIAVNVQGITGSKKDFTSLPYKNIVAYSVETSGTFDLDSELEIYFSSLGKVKFEFTGKTSIVEISRLISKHLLA; this is encoded by the coding sequence ATGATCGACTTCAACAACAAAGGCTTCTTCAAGCTCAAACAAAACAACGAATACGCCGAACGCGTATCGGCCCTGCTGCTGGACGGCGAAGAAGTGGTCGACGCGTACAAGGCCATGCGCGACGGCGTGGTCTTCACCACCAAGCGCATCATCGCAGTGAACGTGCAGGGGATTACCGGCAGCAAGAAGGATTTCACTTCGCTGCCGTACAAAAACATCGTGGCGTATTCAGTGGAAACGTCAGGGACGTTTGATCTGGATTCGGAGCTGGAGATTTACTTTTCGTCGCTGGGGAAGGTGAAGTTCGAGTTCACTGGGAAAACCTCGATTGTGGAGATTTCGCGGCTGATATCAAAGCACCTGCTGGCCTGA
- a CDS encoding S-type pyocin domain-containing protein encodes MSERFYPPTEEELTKRRILTPQPSRVPYSPPIDFSEPSPAPTPAPAKPPGCVFIKPCQLPDGFTHYFKPSGYVPLELIKEYGHLSLLGGREVDTRGAVALRKIGGSALPAGLGQLSLRSALFESTATIAGGVAGGLLTGLVALAWPSQLGDSALYSAEQLRSLQRARSQMRLHIEQRDDGTLEGYGFYTGNNTDWQMIDVVQFQNRGGQFVAVLDEGAELIWTPAVDPGDTLGIPALEAAPQAPVIWIYPPTETAAQILVNPIYPPQYRDFILVFPVESGVRPLYVVVSVKAGDHKYHKAPNTEHITGFANLIKAKPMTPRQGGAGLRERWIEEKGRKVYEWDSQHGELEVYLASDGSHVGAYNHITGAQLKGPNKKRNIKKYL; translated from the coding sequence ATGTCAGAACGCTTTTATCCACCGACCGAAGAAGAGTTAACCAAACGACGAATCCTGACTCCGCAGCCATCGCGTGTGCCGTATTCGCCGCCTATTGATTTTTCCGAGCCATCGCCTGCCCCGACACCCGCGCCAGCCAAACCTCCCGGCTGCGTCTTCATCAAGCCCTGCCAACTGCCTGACGGCTTCACCCATTACTTCAAACCCTCTGGGTACGTTCCGTTGGAGCTGATCAAGGAGTACGGTCATTTAAGCCTGTTGGGGGGACGCGAAGTGGACACCCGAGGCGCGGTTGCCTTGCGCAAGATCGGCGGCAGTGCACTGCCCGCTGGTTTGGGGCAGCTGTCATTGCGTTCGGCGCTTTTTGAGTCGACTGCCACAATCGCCGGGGGCGTCGCAGGTGGTCTGTTGACAGGGTTGGTAGCGCTGGCCTGGCCGTCGCAACTGGGTGATAGCGCACTCTACAGCGCGGAGCAACTGCGTTCGTTACAACGGGCGCGTTCGCAGATGCGGTTGCATATCGAGCAACGCGATGACGGCACGCTCGAAGGCTACGGCTTTTACACCGGCAACAATACTGATTGGCAGATGATTGATGTGGTGCAGTTTCAAAACCGAGGCGGTCAGTTTGTGGCGGTGTTGGACGAGGGGGCGGAGCTGATTTGGACGCCCGCCGTTGATCCGGGTGACACACTAGGTATTCCAGCACTGGAGGCTGCGCCGCAAGCGCCGGTGATTTGGATCTATCCGCCAACGGAGACAGCCGCGCAGATTCTGGTGAATCCGATTTACCCGCCGCAGTATCGGGATTTCATTCTGGTGTTCCCAGTGGAGTCCGGGGTTCGACCACTGTATGTGGTAGTAAGTGTCAAGGCTGGGGATCACAAGTACCACAAAGCGCCTAACACTGAACACATAACTGGCTTTGCAAACCTGATAAAAGCAAAGCCCATGACTCCCAGACAGGGAGGTGCCGGACTGAGAGAGCGCTGGATTGAGGAAAAAGGCCGGAAAGTCTATGAATGGGATTCCCAACATGGGGAGCTAGAAGTCTATCTAGCAAGTGATGGAAGCCACGTAGGTGCGTACAACCACATAACCGGCGCGCAGCTAAAAGGGCCAAACAAGAAACGAAACATCAAAAAATATCTGTGA
- a CDS encoding colicin E3-like toxin immunity protein, with product MGLKVRLEWFNRATERLCGTVNSADLGDDYTVISSLGLSTARDVNNGMFELRTEWLSMIQPYFSHEISLSESDYFIAFDYEVSNE from the coding sequence ATGGGACTAAAAGTAAGGTTGGAATGGTTTAACAGAGCCACAGAAAGGCTATGCGGAACAGTAAACTCGGCGGACTTGGGGGATGACTACACCGTGATATCCAGTCTTGGGCTATCGACTGCCCGAGACGTAAATAACGGCATGTTTGAACTGCGCACGGAGTGGTTATCCATGATACAGCCATACTTTTCTCATGAGATTTCTCTTTCAGAAAGTGATTACTTCATCGCATTTGATTACGAAGTTTCAAACGAATAA
- a CDS encoding c-type cytochrome: MKYVLLTFALTVVAAPAFAAGDAEAGGKLFTKTCGGCHSIGEGARGGFGPQLNGILGRPAGTTPDYQYSDAMKNSGVVWTRDKLAAYIEDPKSVVSGTRMIFWGISDSQKIENILAYLDTFQPK; this comes from the coding sequence ATGAAGTACGTGTTATTGACCTTCGCCCTCACCGTTGTCGCCGCACCCGCGTTTGCAGCTGGCGACGCCGAAGCGGGCGGCAAACTCTTCACCAAGACCTGCGGCGGCTGCCACAGCATCGGTGAAGGTGCGCGCGGCGGTTTTGGGCCGCAGCTGAACGGCATTCTCGGCCGACCTGCCGGTACGACCCCGGACTATCAGTATTCGGATGCGATGAAGAATTCGGGAGTGGTCTGGACGCGGGACAAACTGGCGGCCTACATCGAAGACCCGAAATCGGTGGTAAGTGGGACGCGGATGATTTTCTGGGGAATCAGTGATTCGCAGAAGATCGAAAATATCCTGGCGTACTTAGATACATTCCAGCCCAAGTGA
- a CDS encoding bleomycin resistance protein, which translates to MFKRNPLVPELIVTHLGVSLAFWVDQLGFGIAYQRAEEGFAYLDLHGAQIMLEQYAPHAGQWLTAPLQQPFGRGINLQIDVPAVAPILRRLSEIGRPLFRNVEDAWYRAGDVEAGQRQFIVQDPDGYLVRLVERLGERPFKQA; encoded by the coding sequence ATGTTTAAGCGTAATCCCCTCGTGCCAGAACTCATCGTTACCCACCTCGGTGTCAGCCTGGCATTCTGGGTTGACCAGTTGGGTTTCGGCATCGCCTATCAGCGCGCTGAAGAAGGCTTTGCCTACCTCGACCTGCACGGTGCGCAAATCATGCTGGAACAATACGCGCCGCACGCCGGGCAGTGGTTGACCGCGCCCTTGCAGCAGCCTTTCGGGCGTGGCATCAACTTGCAAATCGACGTGCCTGCCGTAGCGCCTATCTTGCGGCGCCTGTCGGAGATCGGCCGCCCGTTGTTCCGTAACGTCGAGGATGCCTGGTACCGCGCGGGCGACGTAGAGGCCGGGCAGCGCCAGTTCATCGTGCAAGACCCGGACGGTTATCTGGTGCGCCTGGTGGAACGGCTGGGGGAGCGGCCGTTCAAGCAGGCATAA
- a CDS encoding response regulator yields MVQPSILVLEDDEIIRALMVDVLEDFGAVVTSFPSADEGMIYLERGDDPVDLIVSDIQMPGLLNGYDLSRVVAHRWPEVQVVLTSGNTKIATQLGSSVRFLPKPWSTDHLLECVQTALTQQGPPMH; encoded by the coding sequence ATGGTTCAGCCATCGATTTTAGTATTGGAAGACGACGAGATCATTCGGGCGTTAATGGTGGATGTGCTGGAGGATTTCGGTGCGGTGGTGACTTCATTCCCTTCGGCGGATGAAGGGATGATTTATCTGGAGCGGGGCGACGACCCTGTGGACTTGATTGTCAGTGATATTCAAATGCCCGGCCTGCTCAATGGCTACGACTTGAGCCGCGTAGTGGCTCATCGCTGGCCTGAGGTGCAGGTGGTGCTGACTTCCGGCAATACGAAGATCGCCACTCAATTGGGCAGCTCGGTGCGGTTTCTGCCTAAACCATGGAGCACCGATCACTTGCTTGAGTGCGTGCAAACGGCATTGACCCAGCAGGGACCGCCCATGCATTGA
- a CDS encoding biliverdin-producing heme oxygenase: protein MHSQAHDVGAPSLLESLRTGTSLLHVALEKRLPFFSERLDAQWYRRLLQAYYGFYQPMEAALYNGGLIPDGIDIASRVKTPTLVNDLRALGLDSHTLAALPRCTQLPALDTPAACLGALYVLEGATLGGQVLRREMASRLAIEADNGGAFLDVYGAETGRRWKDFLDYLAHQPLDASARARAVMAARSTFSGFEQWLERQEVLL, encoded by the coding sequence ATGCACTCACAGGCCCATGACGTTGGTGCGCCATCCTTGCTGGAATCGTTGCGCACGGGCACCAGCCTGTTGCATGTCGCGTTGGAAAAGCGCTTGCCGTTTTTTTCCGAACGCCTGGATGCCCAGTGGTATCGGCGATTGCTGCAGGCGTACTACGGTTTTTATCAACCCATGGAGGCGGCGCTGTACAACGGCGGCCTGATTCCAGATGGAATTGACATTGCATCACGTGTGAAAACGCCGACGCTGGTCAACGATCTGCGCGCCCTGGGCCTGGATAGTCACACCCTCGCTGCCCTTCCCCGCTGCACCCAACTCCCCGCGCTGGACACGCCTGCCGCTTGCCTCGGCGCCCTGTATGTACTGGAAGGCGCAACGCTCGGTGGCCAGGTATTACGCCGGGAAATGGCGTCACGCCTGGCGATCGAAGCCGACAACGGCGGTGCGTTTCTCGATGTCTACGGTGCCGAGACCGGCCGGCGCTGGAAAGACTTTCTCGACTACCTGGCTCATCAGCCACTGGATGCGAGCGCTCGAGCGCGCGCAGTGATGGCTGCCCGGTCCACTTTCAGCGGCTTTGAGCAATGGCTCGAACGCCAGGAGGTACTGCTATGA
- a CDS encoding ATP-binding protein: protein MKPEDFEELLANCADEPIRFPGAIQPHGVLLTLSEPELNIIQVSANVGTLFGHAPEALLNQPLHTLIGSEHAQVVQSMAEHNTFIDAPPLHVTLNGAQFEGLLHRHQNVLVLEFEPLLTDFKPQVSNGLTSNLSKMLQRLQSAKTLQALYAISVDEIQAMTGYDRVLIYRFEDEGHGQVIAEASAPAMELFNGLFFPASDIPEQARELYRTNWLRIIPNASYEPVPLLPKLRPDTGQPLDLSFATLRSVSPIHCQYMQNMGVLSSMSISLMKGDKLWGLISCGNREPLLVPNDLRMTCQTIGQVLSLQISAMEALELSRQREEKVETLALLDRAMKASDDNVFDSLAHHGKKLMDLTLSGGVAIIEDKQLHRYGNCPEPAQIRALHKWLQTLGQPVFSNHNLASVYPPAAEYQAVASGVLAMSLPKPVDNGVLWFRPEVKENINWSGDPSKPLNLESSDTGLRLRPRTSFEIWKVEMAGISTKWSHGDLFAANDLRRSALENDLARQVLREQQAVRARDELVAVVSHDLRNPMTVISMLCGMMQKAFSSDGPHTSRRISSAIDTMQQAAGRMNVLLEDLLDTSKIEAGRYVVKPVALDVSQIFEEAYSLLSPLASEKGIDLSFNAEPGLQISADPERLFQVLSNLIGNAIKFTPRQGNIGISAMSNGEEIVFSVRDSGEGIAPDHLPHVFDRYWTQSENNPTGSGLGLYITQGIVQAHGGRIEADSELGRGSEFRFTVPKPA from the coding sequence ATGAAACCCGAAGATTTTGAAGAGCTGCTTGCCAACTGTGCCGACGAGCCCATCCGCTTCCCCGGGGCAATCCAGCCTCATGGCGTGTTGCTGACGCTGTCGGAGCCTGAGCTGAACATCATCCAGGTCAGTGCCAACGTCGGCACCTTGTTCGGCCACGCGCCCGAGGCCCTGTTGAATCAACCGTTGCATACGTTGATCGGCAGTGAACACGCCCAAGTGGTGCAGTCGATGGCCGAGCACAATACCTTTATCGACGCCCCACCCCTGCATGTCACGCTCAACGGTGCTCAGTTCGAAGGTTTGTTGCATCGTCATCAGAACGTGCTGGTGTTGGAGTTCGAACCCCTGCTCACGGATTTCAAACCCCAGGTAAGCAATGGTCTCACCAGCAACCTGAGCAAAATGTTGCAACGCCTGCAATCAGCCAAGACTCTGCAAGCGCTGTACGCCATCAGCGTGGATGAAATCCAGGCCATGACCGGTTATGACCGAGTGCTGATCTATCGCTTCGAAGACGAAGGCCATGGCCAGGTAATCGCTGAAGCCTCGGCGCCGGCCATGGAGTTATTCAACGGCCTGTTCTTCCCCGCGTCCGACATCCCCGAACAAGCCCGTGAGCTGTATCGCACCAACTGGCTTCGGATCATCCCGAATGCGTCCTACGAACCCGTACCGCTATTGCCAAAATTGCGCCCGGACACCGGCCAACCGCTGGACCTGAGCTTCGCTACCCTGCGCAGCGTGTCGCCGATTCACTGCCAATACATGCAGAACATGGGCGTGTTGTCGTCCATGAGTATTTCGCTGATGAAGGGCGACAAACTCTGGGGCCTGATCAGCTGCGGCAACCGCGAGCCGCTGCTGGTGCCGAACGATCTGCGTATGACCTGCCAAACCATCGGTCAGGTGCTGTCGTTGCAGATCAGTGCCATGGAAGCCTTGGAGTTAAGCCGCCAGCGAGAGGAGAAAGTCGAAACCCTGGCGTTGCTCGATCGGGCGATGAAAGCCAGCGACGACAACGTGTTCGACAGCCTGGCCCACCACGGTAAAAAACTGATGGACCTGACCTTGTCGGGCGGTGTGGCGATCATCGAAGACAAGCAGTTGCACCGTTACGGCAACTGCCCGGAACCAGCGCAAATCCGGGCGCTGCACAAGTGGCTGCAAACGCTGGGCCAGCCGGTATTTTCCAACCACAACCTGGCTTCGGTGTACCCACCGGCCGCCGAGTATCAGGCGGTGGCCAGTGGTGTACTCGCCATGAGCCTGCCCAAGCCTGTGGATAACGGTGTGTTGTGGTTTCGCCCGGAAGTCAAAGAGAACATCAATTGGAGCGGTGACCCGAGCAAGCCGTTAAATCTGGAAAGCTCTGACACTGGCCTACGCCTTCGCCCACGCACGTCGTTTGAAATCTGGAAAGTGGAAATGGCCGGCATTTCCACCAAGTGGAGCCACGGCGACCTGTTTGCCGCCAATGACCTGCGCCGCTCGGCCCTGGAAAATGATCTGGCCCGCCAGGTGCTGCGCGAACAACAAGCGGTGCGTGCCCGAGACGAGTTGGTCGCAGTGGTTTCCCACGACCTGCGCAACCCGATGACAGTCATTTCCATGCTCTGCGGCATGATGCAGAAAGCCTTCAGCTCCGACGGCCCACACACCTCACGGCGGATTTCCTCGGCCATCGACACCATGCAACAGGCCGCCGGGCGCATGAATGTGCTGCTGGAGGACTTGCTCGACACCTCGAAAATCGAAGCCGGACGCTATGTGGTCAAGCCGGTTGCGCTGGACGTCAGCCAGATATTTGAAGAGGCATACTCGCTGCTGTCGCCACTGGCCTCGGAAAAAGGTATCGACCTGTCGTTCAACGCCGAGCCTGGCCTGCAGATCAGCGCCGACCCGGAGCGCTTGTTCCAAGTGCTGTCGAACCTGATCGGCAACGCCATCAAATTCACCCCCCGCCAGGGCAACATCGGTATCAGCGCCATGAGCAACGGCGAAGAGATCGTGTTTTCGGTACGCGATTCCGGTGAAGGCATTGCGCCGGATCATTTGCCCCATGTGTTCGACCGCTATTGGACCCAGTCCGAGAACAATCCCACCGGCAGCGGGCTGGGGCTGTATATCACCCAGGGGATTGTCCAGGCCCATGGTGGTCGGATCGAAGCCGACAGTGAATTGGGGCGCGGCAGTGAATTCAGGTTTACGGTGCCTAAGCCTGCTTGA
- a CDS encoding alkaline phosphatase D family protein: MHQPDILPAVIAGPLLRRLEPQRLVIWLVGSRALPLCLRLQLPQGEALNIPLDATHCQIVPVGRHAVIHLIDVELSDALPQDEVIGYDLIVDGIGIAQWAPHLLYADATTPSFVLHSRINHLVHGSCRKPHHRADEGLLCVDRLLAEARTPLERPALLMMSGDQVYADDVAGPMLRAIHALIARLGLFDELLEGAVVDDSVSLYGHRASYYHRADLLPALDSNETLRERFFGGVKKPIFTSSTADNHLVTFAEVIAMYLLVWSPTPWTLITPQPPQLSAQEQLRYAREQVQIDQFRTGLPGVARVFAHLSTLMIFDDHDITDDWNLSAQWEQTAYGHPFSKRIIGNALLAYLLCQGWGNQPQVFDELLSQTQALTGQAQGNHLEAAAQDDLLEALLKFQQWHYVLPTTPALVVLDTRTRRWRSEFTLKQPSGLLDWEALSELQQELLDHPSAIIVSPAPIFGVKLIETVQKVFSWCGFPLLVDAENWMAHRGAAQVILNIFRHSRTPGNYVILSGDVHYSFVYQVLIRHRNGGPRIWQITSSGIKNEFPPRLLEWFDRLNRWLYSPRSPLNWFTRRRTMQVVPYIPEHAEAGERLWNSAGIGQVFFNEQGQPDEIYQHNADGKPRTKMLVPES; encoded by the coding sequence ATGCATCAACCCGACATCCTGCCTGCTGTCATCGCAGGTCCCCTGCTAAGGCGCCTTGAACCGCAGCGCCTGGTTATCTGGTTGGTGGGCAGTCGTGCCCTGCCACTGTGCTTGAGGCTGCAATTACCCCAGGGCGAGGCGCTGAATATCCCGCTCGATGCAACGCACTGCCAAATCGTGCCCGTCGGGCGCCATGCCGTTATCCACTTGATCGACGTAGAGCTGAGCGACGCTCTGCCTCAGGACGAGGTCATCGGTTACGACCTGATCGTCGACGGAATTGGTATTGCACAATGGGCGCCGCACTTGCTGTATGCCGACGCCACAACGCCGAGCTTCGTGCTGCATAGCCGCATCAACCACTTGGTGCATGGCTCCTGCCGTAAACCCCATCACCGTGCTGACGAAGGCTTGTTATGTGTCGATCGCCTGTTGGCGGAGGCCCGCACCCCGCTCGAACGCCCCGCCTTGCTGATGATGAGCGGCGACCAGGTCTACGCCGACGATGTCGCCGGGCCCATGCTGCGGGCCATCCATGCGCTGATCGCGCGCCTGGGCCTGTTCGACGAGTTACTGGAGGGCGCCGTGGTGGACGACAGCGTCAGCCTCTATGGGCATCGCGCCAGCTATTACCACCGAGCCGACCTGCTTCCGGCGCTGGACAGTAACGAGACCCTGCGCGAACGCTTTTTCGGCGGCGTGAAGAAGCCGATCTTCACCAGCAGCACCGCTGACAATCACCTGGTGACCTTCGCCGAAGTCATCGCGATGTACCTGCTGGTCTGGTCGCCCACCCCGTGGACGCTGATCACACCACAACCGCCGCAACTGAGCGCGCAAGAACAACTGCGTTATGCCCGCGAACAGGTCCAGATCGATCAATTCCGCACCGGCCTGCCGGGGGTAGCCCGAGTGTTCGCCCACCTGTCGACGCTGATGATCTTCGATGATCATGACATCACTGACGATTGGAACCTCAGCGCTCAGTGGGAGCAAACCGCCTACGGCCATCCCTTCTCCAAACGCATCATCGGCAATGCCTTGCTGGCGTACCTGTTATGCCAGGGCTGGGGCAACCAGCCCCAAGTGTTCGACGAGCTGCTGAGCCAGACCCAGGCACTGACTGGCCAGGCGCAGGGCAATCATCTGGAGGCTGCCGCCCAGGATGATCTGCTGGAGGCGCTGCTGAAATTCCAGCAATGGCATTACGTTTTGCCCACCACCCCTGCCCTGGTGGTACTCGATACCCGTACTCGGCGCTGGCGCAGCGAATTTACCCTCAAGCAACCTTCCGGCCTGCTGGACTGGGAAGCCTTGAGCGAACTGCAACAGGAGCTGCTCGACCATCCGTCGGCCATTATCGTCTCGCCTGCGCCGATCTTTGGCGTCAAGCTGATCGAAACGGTGCAAAAGGTCTTCAGTTGGTGCGGCTTCCCACTGCTGGTGGACGCCGAAAACTGGATGGCTCATCGCGGCGCCGCCCAAGTGATCCTGAACATCTTCCGCCACTCGCGCACGCCCGGTAACTACGTGATCCTCTCCGGCGATGTGCATTACTCGTTCGTCTACCAGGTGCTGATCCGTCATCGCAACGGCGGCCCGAGGATCTGGCAAATCACCAGCAGCGGCATCAAGAATGAGTTCCCACCGCGCTTGCTGGAATGGTTCGACCGTCTCAACCGCTGGCTGTATTCCCCACGCTCGCCGCTCAACTGGTTTACCCGCCGCCGCACCATGCAGGTAGTCCCGTATATTCCGGAGCATGCCGAGGCGGGTGAGCGGCTGTGGAATAGCGCGGGAATTGGCCAGGTGTTTTTCAATGAACAGGGCCAGCCGGATGAGATTTACCAACACAACGCGGATGGAAAGCCTCGCACAAAGATGCTGGTGCCCGAATCATAG
- a CDS encoding diguanylate cyclase domain-containing protein, with protein sequence MDDTPGNEPLRNDFSELHADLLHAIMELVSDGIWDWNAKTGYVYRNPGWYEMLGYSRDSLENNVFTWESVIHSEDYPRVMALFDDYISQRSPLYRAEYRCRKEDGTYLWIEDRGYIIARNPDGSVARMVGAHRDIHTRKCSIERLQKRNQSLEALVAERTLELSRVNQQLQIQLDENRSLAERDALTRIANRYRLEKCLLEECDRAERFRVPLALVAMDIDDFKPVNDRYGHGVGDQTLIGVAERLESCVRTTDLLARWGGDEFMVVLPASNLDTAKELAERIRRAIKQSPIVNELNVTLSLGIVERRMGESPAALVARADRALYRSKAAGKDGVSD encoded by the coding sequence ATGGACGATACACCCGGCAACGAGCCACTACGCAATGACTTTTCCGAACTCCACGCCGACCTGCTGCACGCCATCATGGAACTGGTCAGTGACGGGATCTGGGACTGGAACGCCAAGACTGGCTACGTCTACCGCAACCCCGGCTGGTACGAAATGCTCGGTTATTCCCGAGACTCGCTGGAAAACAACGTGTTCACCTGGGAAAGCGTGATCCATAGCGAGGATTACCCGCGCGTGATGGCGTTGTTTGATGACTACATCAGTCAACGCTCGCCCCTTTACCGCGCCGAATACCGCTGCCGGAAAGAAGACGGCACTTATCTGTGGATCGAGGATCGTGGCTACATTATTGCACGCAACCCCGACGGCTCAGTGGCGCGCATGGTGGGCGCGCACCGCGACATTCATACGCGTAAATGCTCCATTGAACGCCTGCAAAAACGCAACCAATCCCTTGAAGCACTGGTGGCAGAACGTACCCTTGAGCTGTCGCGGGTCAATCAACAATTGCAGATACAGCTGGACGAAAATCGTTCCCTGGCCGAGCGCGACGCGCTGACGCGCATCGCCAACCGTTATCGCCTGGAAAAATGCCTGCTGGAAGAATGCGACCGCGCCGAGCGCTTTCGTGTGCCCCTGGCGCTGGTGGCGATGGACATCGATGACTTCAAGCCGGTCAATGACCGATACGGTCACGGCGTCGGTGATCAGACGCTGATAGGGGTGGCGGAGCGTCTGGAAAGCTGCGTACGCACAACTGACCTGCTGGCTCGCTGGGGCGGCGATGAGTTCATGGTGGTGCTGCCTGCAAGCAACCTGGACACGGCGAAGGAATTGGCCGAAAGGATTCGCCGTGCAATCAAACAGTCACCTATCGTCAACGAGCTCAACGTCACCCTGAGCCTGGGGATTGTAGAGCGGCGCATGGGTGAGTCCCCTGCCGCGCTGGTGGCGAGGGCTGATCGAGCGCTATATCGGTCCAAGGCGGCGGGCAAAGATGGGGTGTCGGATTAA
- a CDS encoding aspartate aminotransferase family protein, with protein MSHASISQSISIVHPISLSHGKNAEVWDTAGKRYIDFVGGIGVLNLGHCHPGVVAAIREQATRLTHYAFNAAPHTPYIELMQRLTAFIPVHYPVSGMLTNSGAEAAENALKIVRGATGRTAVIAFDGAFHGRTLATLNLNGKVAPYKQKVGVLPGPVYHLPYPSADNGVTCAEALKAMDRLFSVEIDVNDVACFIIEPVQGEAGFLALDIEFAQALRRFCDEHNILLIVDEVQSGFGRTGQRFAFSRLGIEPDLLLLGKSIAGGVPLGAVVGRKALMDNLPKGGLGGTYSGNPIACAAALATLEAMTDEHLQAWGAQQEAAIVRRHESWRSQQLSPYLGRLTGVGAMRGIELVNVDGTPASRQLTQLLGLARDAGLLLMPSGKSRHIVRLLAPLTIEPWVLEEGLDILQACFAQLDQ; from the coding sequence ATGAGCCACGCCAGCATCAGCCAATCGATTTCCATCGTCCATCCCATCAGCCTCAGCCACGGTAAAAACGCTGAGGTGTGGGACACCGCGGGCAAACGCTACATCGATTTTGTCGGCGGTATCGGCGTACTCAACCTGGGCCATTGCCATCCGGGCGTAGTGGCGGCGATTCGCGAGCAAGCAACCAGGCTTACCCACTACGCATTCAACGCCGCACCGCATACGCCCTACATCGAGTTGATGCAACGCCTGACGGCGTTTATCCCGGTGCACTACCCGGTCAGCGGCATGCTCACCAACAGTGGCGCGGAAGCGGCGGAAAATGCGTTGAAGATCGTCCGCGGCGCCACCGGGCGAACGGCGGTGATCGCCTTTGATGGAGCCTTCCACGGCCGAACCCTGGCGACCCTCAACCTCAATGGCAAGGTGGCGCCCTACAAGCAGAAGGTCGGCGTACTGCCTGGCCCGGTGTATCACCTGCCGTACCCCAGTGCCGATAACGGCGTGACATGCGCCGAAGCGCTGAAGGCGATGGACCGTCTGTTCAGCGTGGAAATCGACGTAAACGATGTGGCCTGTTTCATCATCGAGCCGGTGCAGGGCGAAGCCGGTTTCCTCGCCCTTGATATCGAGTTCGCCCAAGCCCTGCGGCGCTTTTGCGACGAGCACAACATCCTGCTGATTGTCGATGAGGTCCAGTCCGGCTTTGGTCGCACGGGGCAGCGCTTTGCCTTTTCGCGCCTGGGCATCGAACCGGATCTGTTGCTGCTCGGCAAAAGCATCGCTGGCGGCGTGCCGTTGGGTGCTGTGGTGGGGCGCAAGGCGCTGATGGACAACCTGCCCAAGGGCGGCCTCGGCGGCACCTACTCCGGCAACCCCATCGCCTGCGCGGCGGCGCTGGCTACCCTTGAGGCGATGACCGATGAACACCTGCAAGCTTGGGGGGCACAGCAGGAGGCGGCCATTGTCAGACGCCATGAAAGCTGGCGCTCACAACAACTGTCGCCCTACCTGGGCCGCCTCACCGGCGTCGGCGCCATGCGTGGTATTGAACTGGTGAATGTCGATGGCACTCCGGCCTCCAGGCAACTCACTCAGTTGCTGGGCCTGGCGCGAGACGCCGGCTTGCTGCTGATGCCCAGCGGCAAGTCGCGGCACATTGTGCGCTTGCTGGCACCGTTGACCATCGAGCCTTGGGTGCTGGAGGAAGGCCTGGATATTCTCCAGGCGTGCTTCGCGCAACTGGATCAATAG